In a genomic window of Alphaproteobacteria bacterium:
- a CDS encoding DUF2336 domain-containing protein, whose translation MDRLAGHTGGSHVLMQLREAKQLYGLARDKTPASRAKLASSIGSLLEMEVSPRESEMVADVLVELLRQAERDIRQALSEHLAVMDHIPLRLVLQLANDEIDIAKPVLKESKVLGDMDLIYIIKAKSPEYWRVIATRKQMGDRVVDMLADTGDYETALNLVENIDVRLTEHASLQISDLAQNHEELALPLLRREDISREVASRLYEFVGEEIKQYIVKNYEIDAQQILQTVDHMVLEFRDGNDASEFRPEEHMLGAARAFKQKGKLDTKLMIATLRRGQFRSFVAQFSVFTDLDLKTTAQILMQSHGQGLAIACKAYEISKEDFVSMFLLTNQFRNHGRMVNTQEMAKAVTYYNRIEVSVAQQIIRNSVKH comes from the coding sequence ATGGACAGACTCGCTGGTCACACGGGAGGATCCCACGTGTTGATGCAGTTGAGAGAAGCCAAGCAATTATATGGGCTCGCCCGGGATAAGACCCCGGCGTCGCGGGCCAAACTTGCCAGTTCGATCGGCAGTCTTCTTGAAATGGAAGTTTCCCCCCGCGAAAGCGAAATGGTCGCCGATGTGCTTGTTGAGCTTCTCCGGCAGGCGGAGCGGGATATCCGTCAGGCGCTGTCCGAGCATCTGGCGGTGATGGACCATATTCCCCTGAGGCTTGTCCTGCAACTGGCCAATGACGAGATTGACATTGCCAAGCCTGTGCTCAAAGAGAGCAAGGTTCTGGGCGATATGGACCTGATTTACATCATCAAGGCGAAAAGCCCGGAATACTGGCGGGTGATTGCCACGCGCAAGCAGATGGGTGACCGGGTGGTCGATATGTTGGCCGATACCGGGGATTACGAGACGGCGCTGAATCTTGTCGAGAATATCGATGTGCGCCTGACGGAACATGCTTCTCTTCAGATTTCCGATCTGGCCCAGAACCATGAAGAGCTGGCCTTGCCCCTCTTAAGGCGTGAGGATATCAGCCGGGAGGTCGCCTCCCGTCTTTATGAATTTGTCGGCGAAGAGATCAAGCAGTATATCGTCAAGAATTACGAGATCGATGCCCAGCAGATTCTCCAGACCGTCGATCATATGGTGCTGGAGTTCCGTGACGGAAACGATGCGTCCGAATTCAGGCCCGAGGAACATATGCTTGGCGCGGCGCGGGCGTTCAAGCAGAAGGGCAAACTGGATACCAAGCTGATGATCGCCACCTTGCGCCGGGGGCAGTTCCGGTCGTTCGTCGCGCAGTTTTCAGTGTTCACTGACCTCGATCTGAAAACAACGGCGCAGATATTGATGCAAAGTCACGGGCAGGGATTGGCGATTGCCTGCAAGGCCTATGAGATTTCAAAGGAAGATTTCGTGTCCATGTTCCTTCTGACCAACCAGTTCCGCAATCATGGACGGATGGTGAATACGCAGGAGATGGCGAAGGCGGTTACGTATTACAACCGGATCGAGGTCTCCGTCGCGCAGCAGATCATCCGTAATTCTGTCAAGCACTGA
- a CDS encoding phosphoglycerate kinase, with protein MNFPTIRDLDFQGKTVLLRADLNVPRHNSQITDHTRIDRLKPTIDELRRKNAKIVIISHFGRPDGDRNPQMSLAFLAPVLEKRWSCSVSFSPDCLGEQTQQSIAKLAPGDVLLLENVRYYKEEEENDRDFAKKLAALGDIFVNDAFSAAHRAHASTSGLAEFLPAVAGLLMEEELKALSSALIAPQRPVMAFTGGSKISTKLKILNNLIPKVDYLVLGGAMANTFLFAQGKDVGKSMCEKNMEAEAKSVLAKAAKSGCEIILPFDVAVTQELKENAAYQVVDSQTIPATHSAIDIGPKSIAYIGEKLKLCRTVIWNGPLGVFEIKPFDNGTNAVARMVAERTKSGECISIAGGGDTVAALENAGAADSFTYISTAGGAFLEWLEGHELPGVKALLK; from the coding sequence CTGAACTTCCCCACGATACGCGATCTGGACTTTCAGGGAAAAACCGTCCTCCTCCGTGCCGATCTCAACGTCCCCCGGCACAACAGCCAGATCACCGACCACACCCGCATCGACCGTCTCAAACCCACGATTGACGAACTGCGCCGGAAGAACGCGAAAATTGTCATTATCTCCCACTTTGGCCGCCCGGACGGCGACCGCAACCCGCAAATGTCGCTGGCCTTTCTGGCGCCGGTTCTTGAAAAGCGCTGGAGCTGCTCCGTTAGCTTTTCCCCTGATTGTCTGGGCGAACAGACCCAACAGAGCATCGCAAAACTTGCCCCCGGAGACGTTCTCCTGCTGGAGAACGTCCGCTACTATAAGGAAGAAGAGGAAAACGACCGTGACTTCGCAAAAAAACTGGCGGCACTGGGTGATATCTTTGTGAATGACGCCTTTTCGGCCGCGCACCGCGCCCACGCCTCCACGTCAGGTCTCGCCGAATTCCTTCCGGCAGTGGCAGGACTGCTGATGGAAGAAGAATTAAAGGCGCTCTCCTCTGCACTCATCGCGCCCCAAAGACCCGTCATGGCTTTTACGGGAGGCTCTAAAATCTCCACGAAATTGAAAATTCTGAATAATCTGATCCCGAAAGTGGACTACCTCGTTCTCGGCGGCGCGATGGCCAACACCTTCCTGTTCGCGCAGGGCAAGGATGTCGGTAAATCCATGTGCGAGAAAAACATGGAGGCCGAAGCCAAATCGGTTCTTGCGAAGGCAGCAAAATCCGGTTGCGAAATCATTCTCCCCTTTGACGTCGCCGTTACACAGGAGTTGAAGGAAAACGCAGCCTACCAAGTTGTGGATTCTCAAACCATCCCCGCCACCCACAGCGCCATTGACATCGGCCCAAAATCCATCGCCTATATCGGCGAAAAGCTGAAACTCTGCCGCACCGTCATCTGGAACGGCCCGCTCGGGGTCTTTGAAATCAAGCCCTTCGACAACGGCACGAACGCCGTCGCCCGCATGGTCGCCGAACGCACGAAATCCGGTGAATGTATCAGCATCGCCGGCGGTGGCGACACGGTGGCCGCGCTGGAAAACGCCGGAGCGGCGGACAGCTTTACCTATATCTCGACGGCAGGAGGTGCCTTTCTCGAATGGCTCGAAGGCCACGAGCTTCCAGGTGTAAAAGCCCTGCTGAAATAA
- the pip gene encoding prolyl aminopeptidase has protein sequence MPKRRAQTKNSDQESPQQTRQEEHGFSYISRRPLLDLFPPISPYSTGFLAVDDLHNLYWEQSGNPEGVPILLIHGGPGAGATPTHRRFFDPDFFRIVIFDQRGAGRSHPLGCLQNNTAQHLVEDIERLRKHLSIEKWHLFGGSWGSTLAIDYASQFRDRCLSLILRGIFMCEQEEIDWFLYGMRNIFPEAWEQFAGLLPESEQNDLLEGYYKRLTDELSEDRQMEAAIRWSLYEGACSSLLPNYETITTEEQKMHALALARIEAHYFRNEVRSPEKSLLKTINFLRSIPTTIIQGRYDIICPIQTANKVHQFWPEADYVVVPDAGHSALDAPLRSRLIEATEAIKTLK, from the coding sequence ATGCCCAAACGCAGAGCACAAACAAAAAACTCAGATCAAGAATCACCTCAGCAAACAAGGCAAGAGGAACACGGCTTTTCCTATATCTCCCGACGCCCGCTTTTGGACCTCTTCCCCCCCATCTCACCCTACTCCACGGGCTTTCTCGCCGTGGACGATCTTCACAATCTCTATTGGGAGCAAAGCGGCAACCCCGAGGGCGTTCCGATCCTTCTGATTCACGGTGGCCCCGGCGCGGGTGCAACGCCGACCCACCGACGTTTCTTCGATCCCGACTTTTTCCGCATCGTGATCTTCGATCAGCGCGGCGCCGGACGCTCACATCCGCTGGGCTGCCTGCAGAACAACACCGCGCAGCATTTGGTCGAGGACATTGAGCGCCTTCGCAAACACCTGAGCATAGAAAAATGGCACCTCTTCGGTGGTTCCTGGGGCAGCACCCTGGCCATCGACTACGCCAGTCAGTTCCGGGACAGATGCCTCAGCCTGATTCTCCGCGGCATATTCATGTGTGAGCAGGAGGAGATCGACTGGTTCCTCTACGGCATGAGGAATATTTTCCCAGAAGCATGGGAGCAATTCGCAGGACTGCTCCCGGAAAGCGAACAAAATGATCTGCTTGAAGGCTATTACAAACGCCTGACGGATGAGCTTTCGGAAGACAGACAGATGGAGGCCGCCATCCGTTGGAGCCTATACGAAGGCGCCTGCTCCTCTCTCCTCCCCAACTACGAGACCATCACGACCGAAGAGCAGAAAATGCACGCCCTCGCCCTTGCCCGGATTGAGGCGCATTACTTCAGGAACGAGGTCCGCTCCCCCGAAAAAAGCCTCCTCAAGACAATTAATTTCTTGCGTTCTATTCCCACAACGATTATTCAGGGGCGATATGACATAATATGCCCAATCCAGACGGCCAATAAGGTCCATCAGTTCTGGCCAGAGGCGGATTATGTAGTAGTGCCGGATGCGGGTCATTCGGCGCTGGACGCCCCCTTAAGATCACGGTTGATCGAAGCGACGGAGGCGATCAAGACATTGAAGTAA
- a CDS encoding CarD family transcriptional regulator — MAGNDNYGFKAGDKVVYPAHGVGQITGIETQKIAGMSVTLYVIEFEKDRMRLKIPVAKAQSSGLRKLTPSRRLNDALETLKGRSRVRRTMWSRRAQEYEMKINSGDPVSIAEVLRDLKRTNDETEQSYSERQIYQSALERLAREVAAVNKISETRATEKLEEIMGKRPPRGSKSVTKQAA, encoded by the coding sequence ATGGCTGGAAACGATAATTACGGATTTAAAGCAGGTGATAAGGTGGTTTACCCCGCGCATGGCGTTGGCCAGATTACGGGCATCGAAACCCAGAAGATCGCCGGCATGTCCGTCACCCTCTATGTCATCGAATTTGAGAAAGACCGGATGCGCCTCAAAATTCCCGTGGCCAAGGCCCAGTCCTCGGGCCTACGCAAGCTCACGCCCAGCCGCCGTCTCAACGACGCGCTGGAAACCCTAAAGGGCCGCTCCCGTGTGCGCCGCACCATGTGGAGCCGCCGGGCGCAGGAATACGAAATGAAGATCAATTCCGGTGACCCGGTATCGATTGCCGAGGTTCTGCGCGACCTGAAACGCACGAACGACGAGACGGAGCAATCCTACAGCGAACGCCAGATCTACCAGTCTGCGCTGGAGCGTCTGGCCCGCGAAGTGGCGGCCGTGAACAAGATTTCTGAAACAAGAGCAACCGAAAAGCTTGAGGAAATCATGGGCAAACGCCCCCCGAGGGGCAGCAAGTCGGTCACCAAACAGGCCGCTTGA
- a CDS encoding thermonuclease family protein: MLIALSLSTVTNAKASLPAADFLDLKKTGTGKVIEVIDPLTVKLDQDRTIHLTGLNYPDLDPYSPGSMSVTALDILKDFLIGKHVEIFQTRNDKAGRLNRMGHIIAHLQRSDDKAWVQGTILRLGLARVKTEKTNPELADQMYKLEDQAINESIGLWSKKDYKIQSAENLEWAIGTFQVVQGRVHSVSMNQNRTFVNFGSDWRTDFTITIPPSQMRIFYSNETTPQGWNGKMIRARGWISALNGPSMEINHPQAVQLIDKSFYKEKYAEDRPVKKEKKLRKGSGLPSLN; this comes from the coding sequence TTGTTGATAGCTCTAAGCCTTTCAACAGTAACAAATGCCAAAGCCAGTCTTCCTGCCGCAGATTTTTTGGATTTAAAAAAGACAGGCACAGGTAAGGTCATAGAAGTTATAGACCCGCTAACAGTAAAACTTGATCAAGACAGGACTATTCATCTGACGGGACTGAACTACCCGGATTTAGACCCCTACTCACCTGGATCGATGTCTGTCACGGCACTGGATATTTTGAAGGATTTTCTTATCGGTAAACATGTAGAAATATTTCAGACACGAAATGACAAAGCTGGAAGATTGAACCGCATGGGCCATATTATCGCACACCTGCAAAGATCAGATGACAAAGCTTGGGTTCAGGGAACAATTTTACGCTTGGGGCTGGCAAGAGTAAAAACGGAAAAAACCAACCCGGAATTGGCAGATCAAATGTATAAACTGGAAGACCAGGCCATAAACGAATCCATAGGCTTATGGTCAAAAAAAGACTATAAAATTCAATCTGCAGAAAACTTGGAATGGGCAATAGGAACCTTTCAGGTTGTTCAAGGAAGAGTTCACAGTGTATCCATGAATCAGAACAGAACATTCGTTAATTTCGGCTCGGACTGGCGAACGGATTTTACGATTACAATCCCGCCGTCGCAAATGCGGATATTCTATTCAAACGAAACCACACCACAGGGCTGGAATGGAAAAATGATCAGGGCCAGAGGCTGGATATCTGCGCTCAATGGCCCGTCAATGGAAATAAACCACCCGCAAGCGGTACAACTCATAGACAAATCATTTTATAAAGAAAAATACGCTGAAGATCGGCCCGTAAAGAAAGAAAAAAAACTCCGAAAAGGAAGCGGTTTGCCAAGCCTGAATTAA
- a CDS encoding M48 family metalloprotease — MNNKLLPMSLLAVVAFLSACSTNPATGKQQFAALMSPQQEVQVGAEEHQKVLKEFGLYQDQGLQSYVQEVGTKVTRHTERPDVRYKFYLLDSPMVNAFALPGGYIYTTRGLLALANSESELAAVLAHETGHITARHSAERYSRGVVTSLGAAVLASAIGNSVASDALGLGTDLYIKSYSRGQENEADTLGIRYLSRTGYDPRGMTDFLRNLQSDSVLEARVSGQGSGGTMDYFSTHPATQERVAKTIGEAAQYPPQGVVNRDSYLQRISGMTYGESPAQGFVRGRMFYHPELGFQFTVPPGFRLVNQPEQVIGMSQDGSLIVFDFLPNKGGLSPLNFLEREMLKSRPASDAERIEINGIPAATASFTGTANGRPVVIRLIALPWGRDRMARFQIAYPENLSAAKLSAIRSSTYSFGPMDEAERRRIKPYRLITVTSRSGDTVASMASRMPFDDFQQERFRVMNGMGPREEVVPNRLYKIVTD; from the coding sequence ATGAATAATAAATTATTACCGATGTCGCTTTTGGCGGTTGTGGCTTTTTTATCAGCCTGCTCCACTAATCCGGCAACGGGAAAGCAGCAGTTTGCGGCCTTGATGTCGCCACAGCAGGAAGTGCAGGTCGGGGCGGAGGAGCACCAGAAAGTCCTCAAGGAATTCGGACTGTATCAGGATCAAGGCCTTCAGTCCTACGTTCAGGAGGTCGGCACGAAAGTCACGCGGCATACGGAGCGGCCTGATGTGCGCTATAAGTTTTATCTTCTGGATTCTCCCATGGTGAATGCCTTCGCCTTGCCGGGGGGGTATATCTATACGACCCGCGGTCTGTTGGCGCTGGCCAATAGCGAGTCCGAGCTTGCGGCCGTTCTGGCACATGAAACGGGGCATATTACGGCGCGGCATTCGGCGGAGCGTTATTCGCGGGGCGTCGTAACGTCTCTGGGCGCGGCGGTTCTGGCTTCGGCAATCGGTAACTCTGTGGCCAGCGATGCACTGGGGCTGGGGACCGATCTTTACATCAAATCCTATTCACGGGGGCAGGAGAACGAGGCGGATACGCTGGGGATACGCTATCTCAGCCGCACGGGGTACGATCCCCGCGGCATGACGGATTTTCTTCGTAACCTGCAAAGTGATTCCGTTCTGGAAGCGCGGGTCAGCGGTCAGGGCAGCGGCGGGACGATGGATTATTTCTCCACACACCCGGCCACGCAGGAGCGGGTGGCCAAAACCATCGGTGAGGCGGCGCAATATCCGCCGCAGGGGGTGGTGAACCGCGACAGCTATCTTCAGCGTATTTCCGGCATGACCTACGGTGAAAGTCCGGCGCAGGGGTTTGTGCGCGGGCGCATGTTCTATCATCCCGAGCTGGGGTTCCAGTTTACTGTGCCGCCGGGGTTCCGTCTGGTCAATCAGCCGGAGCAGGTGATCGGGATGTCGCAGGACGGTTCCTTGATCGTGTTTGATTTTCTTCCCAATAAAGGCGGGCTTTCGCCCTTGAATTTCCTTGAGCGCGAAATGCTGAAGAGTCGGCCAGCCTCCGATGCCGAGCGGATCGAGATTAACGGGATTCCTGCTGCTACGGCCTCTTTTACCGGAACGGCCAACGGCCGCCCTGTCGTTATCCGCCTGATCGCCCTGCCGTGGGGGCGCGACCGGATGGCAAGGTTCCAGATTGCGTATCCCGAGAATCTTTCCGCGGCCAAGCTTTCGGCCATACGGTCCTCGACCTATAGCTTCGGGCCTATGGATGAGGCCGAACGTCGGCGTATCAAGCCTTACCGACTGATCACCGTGACCAGCCGTTCAGGCGATACCGTGGCCTCGATGGCCAGCCGTATGCCGTTCGATGATTTCCAGCAGGAGCGGTTCAGAGTCATGAACGGGATGGGGCCGCGTGAGGAAGTCGTTCCGAATCGGCTTTACAAGATCGTCACTGATTAG
- the ftsY gene encoding signal recognition particle-docking protein FtsY, translating to MIFWRKKNNISDQEKEEQDDKLLHPDKEPALEPSTDYEAALDADMLAELVDTEADILDELEEVPVPEHRLFDDRKEAEDLSDHTEEGGWFWRLTRGLSKSSTKLTGGISDLLTKKKLDQETLDQLEELLIEADLGPKTAAKIIADFSKDRFGKDISEEEVREALASGIEKILKPVAKPINTAKPDDGPFVILVCGVNGAGKTTTIGKYASHLLREQKKSVMIAAGDTFRAAAIEQLAAWAKRGGATLFAKDVGADAAAVAFEAYDMAISQKTDILMIDTAGRLQNKSNLMAELEKIIRVLKKRNEAVPHAVLLVLDATTGQNAFSQVETFKKMVQVTGLIVTKLDGSAKGGVLVGLADQFGLPVHAIGVGEGVRDLRPFEARQYARSLMGLEA from the coding sequence ATGATTTTCTGGCGTAAGAAGAACAATATCTCCGATCAGGAAAAAGAGGAGCAGGACGACAAGCTTCTGCACCCCGACAAGGAGCCTGCGCTCGAACCTTCGACGGATTATGAGGCCGCGCTTGATGCCGATATGCTTGCCGAATTGGTCGATACGGAAGCCGATATCCTTGATGAGCTGGAAGAGGTTCCCGTTCCCGAACACCGTTTGTTCGATGATAGGAAAGAAGCTGAAGATCTGAGCGATCATACGGAAGAGGGGGGCTGGTTCTGGCGACTGACGCGGGGCTTAAGCAAGTCTTCCACCAAGCTGACCGGCGGGATTTCCGATCTTCTGACCAAGAAAAAGCTGGATCAGGAGACGCTCGACCAGCTTGAGGAGCTTTTGATCGAAGCCGATCTCGGGCCGAAAACAGCGGCGAAGATTATCGCCGATTTTTCCAAGGATCGTTTCGGGAAGGATATTTCCGAAGAGGAGGTGCGCGAGGCGCTGGCGTCCGGCATCGAAAAAATTCTCAAACCTGTCGCCAAGCCGATCAATACGGCCAAGCCCGATGACGGGCCTTTCGTTATCCTTGTTTGCGGGGTGAACGGGGCGGGGAAGACCACGACCATCGGAAAATACGCCAGTCATTTGCTGCGCGAGCAGAAGAAGAGTGTGATGATTGCTGCGGGCGATACGTTCCGGGCGGCGGCGATCGAGCAGCTTGCGGCCTGGGCGAAGCGCGGAGGCGCTACCCTGTTTGCCAAAGACGTCGGCGCGGACGCGGCGGCGGTGGCGTTTGAGGCTTATGACATGGCTATCAGCCAGAAAACCGATATTCTGATGATCGATACGGCGGGGCGGTTGCAGAATAAATCCAACCTGATGGCCGAGCTGGAGAAGATTATCCGTGTCCTCAAGAAGCGCAATGAGGCTGTTCCTCATGCCGTGCTGCTGGTTCTGGACGCCACGACGGGGCAGAACGCCTTTTCGCAGGTTGAGACGTTCAAGAAGATGGTGCAGGTTACGGGCCTGATCGTCACGAAGCTGGACGGATCGGCGAAGGGGGGCGTTCTTGTCGGTCTTGCGGATCAGTTCGGGTTGCCTGTCCATGCCATCGGGGTGGGTGAGGGTGTGCGCGACCTGCGGCCCTTCGAGGCGCGGCAATATGCGCGGAGCCTGATGGGGCTTGAGGCGTAA
- a CDS encoding LD-carboxypeptidase — MIKRICPPALKPGDTIGVFAPSSWVEKEDIEKSKAALEKKGYKVFIHPQTFERHNQSAGNHLQKTLAFQGLWQRPDIKAIWAAGGGNRAMYLLDTINFDKIRDNPKILIGFSDVTALLNAIYAHTGIVSFHGQVFKNVHKWSELDHLLQILSGKSSATYPYGNAIVVRQGKAKGPLVGGNLSLFQYLPGTLPGKFWKGAILFLEDCNEELSRIDRMLLYLRRSGVLNEISGLLLGDFINMRESQRPFGFKFEDIVSELTENLDIPVVMNLPFGHGKTFYSFPLGVPAKIDTLEFLLKTKEPATII, encoded by the coding sequence ATGATAAAGCGTATTTGCCCCCCCGCCCTGAAACCCGGAGACACAATCGGAGTCTTCGCCCCCTCCAGTTGGGTCGAGAAGGAAGACATTGAGAAATCTAAGGCCGCACTGGAAAAAAAGGGCTACAAGGTCTTTATCCACCCCCAGACCTTTGAACGCCATAACCAGTCCGCTGGCAACCACCTGCAAAAAACCCTGGCCTTTCAGGGTCTCTGGCAGCGTCCGGACATCAAGGCGATCTGGGCCGCCGGCGGCGGCAACCGGGCGATGTACCTGCTCGATACGATCAATTTTGACAAAATCAGGGACAATCCGAAAATCCTGATCGGCTTCAGCGATGTCACCGCCCTGCTCAATGCCATATACGCCCACACGGGGATAGTCAGCTTTCACGGCCAGGTCTTTAAAAACGTCCATAAATGGTCCGAACTGGACCACCTGCTGCAAATTCTCTCAGGCAAATCTTCGGCCACTTACCCCTACGGTAACGCAATAGTCGTCCGCCAAGGTAAGGCCAAAGGGCCGCTGGTCGGCGGCAATTTGAGCCTCTTTCAATATCTGCCCGGAACCCTGCCGGGTAAATTCTGGAAAGGCGCAATCCTTTTCCTTGAAGACTGCAACGAGGAGTTAAGCCGTATTGACCGTATGCTTCTCTATCTCCGCCGCTCGGGTGTACTGAACGAGATATCCGGACTCCTGCTGGGAGATTTTATCAATATGCGGGAATCCCAAAGACCCTTTGGGTTCAAATTTGAGGATATTGTCTCCGAACTGACGGAAAATCTGGATATTCCAGTCGTCATGAACCTGCCGTTTGGCCATGGCAAGACTTTCTATAGCTTCCCCCTAGGCGTCCCCGCGAAGATCGACACCCTTGAATTCCTACTGAAAACCAAGGAGCCTGCAACTATTATTTAG
- a CDS encoding AMP nucleosidase translates to MVKIPPKFKPRSFKDADKALAAVQEIYRAHIAYLRDSFTEYARSSAGFAAVSACYPYVKIIAKAGRRGDTRFAYGYASKPGVYGTTLTNPELFASYYREQFSLLLMNHDSVLEVGVSDTAIPVHFALGHDFHLESDLDADKIRDLPLSFDVPDLSILDDDVANSLYVPKTPDEPRPLSLFTAPRVDLSLQRLKHYCGTSAKHFQGFILFTNYQFYIDEFIQISHQMMRSTDDPQVRKHRADYVAFVEPGDKITVNKNLEKTGERESAGAVLSRMPQMPAYHLKRADGTGITMVNIGVGPSNAKTITDHIAVLRPHAWIMLGHCAGLRNSQRLGDYVLAHAYLREDKILDEFLPPYIPVPALAEIQLTLEKAVAEVTGNEGFDLKKIMRTGTVATTDDRNWELHSYLTQNRRLSQSRAIALDMESGTIAANGFRFRVPYGTLLCVSDKPLHGQLKLPGMADSFYRERVEQHLKIGLLTMTLLREYSAEKLHSRKLRSFDEPAFR, encoded by the coding sequence ATGGTCAAGATTCCTCCCAAGTTCAAACCCCGCAGTTTTAAAGACGCCGATAAAGCCCTCGCGGCCGTGCAGGAGATTTACCGCGCCCATATCGCCTATCTGCGCGATTCTTTTACCGAATATGCCAGGAGTTCCGCCGGATTTGCGGCTGTGAGCGCCTGCTATCCTTATGTAAAAATTATTGCCAAGGCCGGACGGCGCGGGGATACGCGCTTTGCCTACGGGTATGCTTCGAAGCCGGGGGTTTACGGCACGACCCTTACGAATCCTGAATTGTTCGCTTCCTATTACCGGGAGCAGTTTTCCCTGCTGCTGATGAACCACGACAGCGTGCTGGAAGTGGGGGTCAGCGATACGGCGATCCCTGTTCATTTCGCGCTGGGGCATGATTTTCACCTCGAATCCGATCTCGATGCCGACAAGATCAGGGATCTGCCGCTTTCCTTCGATGTGCCGGATCTGAGCATCCTCGACGATGACGTCGCCAATTCGCTTTATGTGCCTAAGACGCCGGACGAGCCGCGGCCATTGTCTTTGTTCACCGCGCCGCGGGTCGATCTCAGCCTGCAGCGCCTCAAGCATTATTGCGGCACGTCGGCCAAGCACTTCCAGGGATTCATCCTGTTCACGAACTACCAGTTCTATATCGACGAGTTTATCCAGATTTCCCACCAGATGATGCGGAGCACGGACGATCCGCAGGTCCGCAAGCACCGCGCCGATTATGTCGCGTTCGTTGAGCCGGGGGACAAGATCACGGTCAATAAAAACCTTGAAAAAACCGGGGAACGCGAGAGCGCCGGTGCGGTTCTCTCGCGGATGCCGCAGATGCCCGCCTATCACCTGAAACGCGCCGACGGGACGGGAATCACGATGGTCAATATCGGGGTCGGGCCGTCGAACGCCAAGACCATTACCGATCATATCGCCGTGCTGCGCCCCCATGCATGGATCATGCTGGGGCATTGCGCGGGGCTACGGAATTCGCAGCGGCTGGGGGACTACGTTCTCGCCCATGCCTATCTGCGGGAGGACAAGATTCTCGATGAGTTCCTGCCGCCCTATATTCCTGTTCCGGCGCTGGCGGAAATCCAACTCACGCTTGAAAAGGCGGTGGCCGAAGTGACGGGCAACGAAGGGTTCGACCTTAAGAAAATCATGCGGACCGGGACGGTGGCGACGACGGATGACCGGAACTGGGAGCTTCATTCCTACCTGACGCAGAACCGGCGTTTGAGCCAGAGCCGGGCGATTGCGCTGGATATGGAATCCGGGACGATTGCGGCCAACGGGTTCCGGTTCCGTGTACCCTATGGAACTCTGCTGTGCGTCTCCGACAAGCCTCTGCACGGGCAGCTCAAGCTGCCGGGGATGGCGGACTCGTTTTACCGGGAGCGCGTGGAGCAGCACCTCAAGATCGGGCTTTTGACCATGACCCTGCTGCGCGAATATTCCGCCGAGAAGCTTCACAGCCGCAAGCTGCGGAGCTTCGATGAGCCGGCGTTCCGGTAA